In Paroedura picta isolate Pp20150507F chromosome 6, Ppicta_v3.0, whole genome shotgun sequence, one genomic interval encodes:
- the CMSS1 gene encoding protein CMSS1 isoform X2: MGDALEEPWWETREGTRSRPDLSDDEALEEATGPSKTVKQLQTATSCKPASSKKRKQHTDRFPGIEEEQSKDKKEGEGKPKRRRKKKISDILAKSSPKPGTPEDVKKLLNEHFGAKRSVIELEELKLPDDCFLPPNDLTHSFSSYLKEICPKWAKLRKNHKEKKSLVMLIICSSALRCLELIKSITAFKGDGKVMKLFAKHIKIQEQVKMLEKGLIHVGVGTPGRIKALIEQDSLSLTGLKYVILDWNWRDQKLRRLVDIPEIRKEAIDLLEMGLIKLCREGSVKLGLF; the protein is encoded by the exons ATCTTTCTGATGATGAAGCCTTGGAGGAAGCCACTGGACCCAGTAAAACAGTGAAACAGCTGCAAACTGCTACGAGCTGCAAACCTGCTTcatcaaagaaaagaaaacag CATACAGACCGCTTTCCTGGTATAGAAGAAGAGCAGTCTAAGGATAAAAAAGAAGGTGAAGGAAAACCAAAGAGGAGAAGAAAG AAGAAAATTTCAGATATTCTCGCAAAATCATCTCCAAAACCTGGAACCCCTGAAGATGTAAAGAAACTGCTTAATGAACATTTTGGTGCTAAACGTTCTGTGATTGAATTAGAAGAATTAAAGCTACCAG ATGACTGTTTCCTCCCTCCGAATGACCTCACCCACAGTTTTTCTTCCTACCTGAAGGAAA TCTGTCCCAAATGGGCGAAGCTCCGTAAAAACCACAAAGAGAAAAAGTCATTGGTGATGTTGATAATCTGCAGTTCTGCCCTCCGTTGTCTGGAACTCATCAA GTCAATAACTGCATTCAAAGGGGATGGCAAAGTTATGAAATTGTTTGCAAAGCACATAAAG ATCCAAGAGCAGGTGAAAATGCTGGAGAAAGGTCTCATCCATGTCGGTGTTGGAACTCCTGGAAGAATAAAAGCTCTCATAGAGCAAG ACAGCCTTAGTCTGACTGGCTTGAAGTATGTCATCTTAGACTGGAACTGGAGAGATCAGAAGTTAAGAAGATTAGTTGACATCCCTGAG ataCGAAAAGAAGCCATTGACCTTCTGGAGATGGGCCTGATCAAGCTGTGCAGAGAAGGCTCTGTGAAGCTGGGACTTTTTTAG
- the CMSS1 gene encoding protein CMSS1 isoform X3 has protein sequence MSNFAESNLSDDEALEEATGPSKTVKQLQTATSCKPASSKKRKQHTDRFPGIEEEQSKDKKEGEGKPKRRRKKKISDILAKSSPKPGTPEDVKKLLNEHFGAKRSVIELEELKLPDDCFLPPNDLTHSFSSYLKEICPKWAKLRKNHKEKKSLVMLIICSSALRCLELIKSITAFKGDGKVMKLFAKHIKIQEQVKMLEKGLIHVGVGTPGRIKALIEQDSLSLTGLKYVILDWNWRDQKLRRLVDIPEIRKEAIDLLEMGLIKLCREGSVKLGLF, from the exons ATCTTTCTGATGATGAAGCCTTGGAGGAAGCCACTGGACCCAGTAAAACAGTGAAACAGCTGCAAACTGCTACGAGCTGCAAACCTGCTTcatcaaagaaaagaaaacag CATACAGACCGCTTTCCTGGTATAGAAGAAGAGCAGTCTAAGGATAAAAAAGAAGGTGAAGGAAAACCAAAGAGGAGAAGAAAG AAGAAAATTTCAGATATTCTCGCAAAATCATCTCCAAAACCTGGAACCCCTGAAGATGTAAAGAAACTGCTTAATGAACATTTTGGTGCTAAACGTTCTGTGATTGAATTAGAAGAATTAAAGCTACCAG ATGACTGTTTCCTCCCTCCGAATGACCTCACCCACAGTTTTTCTTCCTACCTGAAGGAAA TCTGTCCCAAATGGGCGAAGCTCCGTAAAAACCACAAAGAGAAAAAGTCATTGGTGATGTTGATAATCTGCAGTTCTGCCCTCCGTTGTCTGGAACTCATCAA GTCAATAACTGCATTCAAAGGGGATGGCAAAGTTATGAAATTGTTTGCAAAGCACATAAAG ATCCAAGAGCAGGTGAAAATGCTGGAGAAAGGTCTCATCCATGTCGGTGTTGGAACTCCTGGAAGAATAAAAGCTCTCATAGAGCAAG ACAGCCTTAGTCTGACTGGCTTGAAGTATGTCATCTTAGACTGGAACTGGAGAGATCAGAAGTTAAGAAGATTAGTTGACATCCCTGAG ataCGAAAAGAAGCCATTGACCTTCTGGAGATGGGCCTGATCAAGCTGTGCAGAGAAGGCTCTGTGAAGCTGGGACTTTTTTAG
- the CMSS1 gene encoding protein CMSS1 isoform X1, with protein sequence MLVSCQDFLGKLHPVYQVAPLECAEDLSDDEALEEATGPSKTVKQLQTATSCKPASSKKRKQHTDRFPGIEEEQSKDKKEGEGKPKRRRKKKISDILAKSSPKPGTPEDVKKLLNEHFGAKRSVIELEELKLPDDCFLPPNDLTHSFSSYLKEICPKWAKLRKNHKEKKSLVMLIICSSALRCLELIKSITAFKGDGKVMKLFAKHIKIQEQVKMLEKGLIHVGVGTPGRIKALIEQDSLSLTGLKYVILDWNWRDQKLRRLVDIPEIRKEAIDLLEMGLIKLCREGSVKLGLF encoded by the exons ATGTTAGTTAGCTGTCAAGATTTTCTTGGCAAGCTGCACCCTGTGTACCAGGTTGCTCCATTAGAATGTGCAGAAG ATCTTTCTGATGATGAAGCCTTGGAGGAAGCCACTGGACCCAGTAAAACAGTGAAACAGCTGCAAACTGCTACGAGCTGCAAACCTGCTTcatcaaagaaaagaaaacag CATACAGACCGCTTTCCTGGTATAGAAGAAGAGCAGTCTAAGGATAAAAAAGAAGGTGAAGGAAAACCAAAGAGGAGAAGAAAG AAGAAAATTTCAGATATTCTCGCAAAATCATCTCCAAAACCTGGAACCCCTGAAGATGTAAAGAAACTGCTTAATGAACATTTTGGTGCTAAACGTTCTGTGATTGAATTAGAAGAATTAAAGCTACCAG ATGACTGTTTCCTCCCTCCGAATGACCTCACCCACAGTTTTTCTTCCTACCTGAAGGAAA TCTGTCCCAAATGGGCGAAGCTCCGTAAAAACCACAAAGAGAAAAAGTCATTGGTGATGTTGATAATCTGCAGTTCTGCCCTCCGTTGTCTGGAACTCATCAA GTCAATAACTGCATTCAAAGGGGATGGCAAAGTTATGAAATTGTTTGCAAAGCACATAAAG ATCCAAGAGCAGGTGAAAATGCTGGAGAAAGGTCTCATCCATGTCGGTGTTGGAACTCCTGGAAGAATAAAAGCTCTCATAGAGCAAG ACAGCCTTAGTCTGACTGGCTTGAAGTATGTCATCTTAGACTGGAACTGGAGAGATCAGAAGTTAAGAAGATTAGTTGACATCCCTGAG ataCGAAAAGAAGCCATTGACCTTCTGGAGATGGGCCTGATCAAGCTGTGCAGAGAAGGCTCTGTGAAGCTGGGACTTTTTTAG